The Raphanus sativus cultivar WK10039 chromosome 6, ASM80110v3, whole genome shotgun sequence sequence aataaacaataaaaaaatatagatccATTTTCATATGATAAATTTTATGATCAGGGTAACATGAAACAGTTACATCTGTAATAGGGTCCAAAACAGACTTGTGTAGATCTATAATCGAACCGAAACATTCATTGGAAAGATCTGAGTTTCTGAAGAAAACAAAGTACCATCGTATCGTTCGGTTTGCTCGGAGAGCTTCGCCGAGTAAACCTGCTTTTCCCTCTCAGTCTCCATgccttctttcttctctctgtCTGAAACAAACAATGGATGCTCTCTATTTATTTTGATCTCGAGATTAGTGGTAACCCTAGAATGCCTCTGATGCTAAATATACCGGCCCCGTTGGAtctacttttctttttagtCAAACAGACTCAGATACTAAagttttctaaattataaaagcGACCTCAAAACTTTCCAGTTTATTCGTTAAGAACCTCAACTAAATATAATTGTTCAATTAAACCCATCAAATCCGTGACAAACGGAGAAAAACACTCCGTCCCTCTTGTCGACTATTTGGGTTTTTTTCCAAAACACCACTAGTTCATTAACTGttggaaaacaaaaaacaaaaaaactcttTAATTCGCTGAATTGTTGTTTCTATCAATTGTTTTGTACATGTACCTTTCAAATTCGATATCCTGTTTGTCAGCTAAAACATGCTTTGGCCAAGCATGGAAACGCAAAATCTTTTTTAACTACAATGAGAAAAATCAATTAGTTCACTGAAACTCAGGGGTTTGGTTGAAGCTTCTCAGTTAGATGAACAGCCTTGCATCTTTTTCTCCAAATTGAGCTTCTGAGTTTGATAGAGCCGCTACATTCTCCATGTTATCTCCATTCGCAAAATTTGCTGCAGATATCCCTTTATCATCTTCctccaccagtctggttttcacTGGATCTGTTGTATCTTCATCACACACCTCACTGCTGGTTCTCTTACGCTCAAGGGTGGTCTCGCTCGCTGAATCAGAGCTATCTACTACAGGTTCATTAGCCATCACTGGTTGTTCTCGAGTCTTGTTCTCAGGTTGCAATGAATTGAGCTGGTTCTTGCTTCGGGAATCAATAAGAGCTTGCACATATGTAGCGACTTCCTTGCAGTTTGCAAACTCATGTCCATCAGGACTGTATATacaatgaacaaaaaaattaagagaaacTCATAATCATCAACTAAAGAAATGATCACATAAGCAGGAATACTAGAACAGCAAAGACTCGTGATAAGCAATAGTCAACATGTTGTAGTATATTCAAGAAGATAACAAGTAGGACACTAAACCGAAACACAATCATATAAGTTTCCTGAATACATAAAGCTAATCAACTATTTTAGTTGCAATAACCATGAAGATCTCAGAGCTAATTTCAGGTACTTGAACCAGTGAAAACAACTAGAGCACAGTAGGCTGAACATATATTATACCTGATGTATCTATGACAAGCCAGCCACAGATTGCTACCTTGCTTTTTGATGCAGAGCATAAGTTTCCATCCTCTGGGTAAGTATCCTCCATAATCACAAGCTTTCACAACTTTATTCCTCTTCCCAGCATTCACCCAGTCACCATTCATCTCTTCCAAG is a genomic window containing:
- the LOC108812890 gene encoding methyl-CpG-binding domain-containing protein 8 isoform X2 codes for the protein MSPPVVENRRFSASASRATLRHLNLLLRNGKETIRPAKKWRRFSDLCSQSIRLIRKRKKRLKSMSKGNAGDERRKRPGRPRKIMNPSDLGISTESNPGKRKRGHPPKIRDGSNQNFKIEDKEESVDLENREGTVVDLSALACVGEDPYGDELRRMTMGLVTSEELLGFLEEMNGDWVNAGKRNKVVKACDYGGYLPRGWKLMLCIKKQGSNLWLACHRYISPDGHEFANCKEVATYVQALIDSRSKNQLNSLQPENKTREQPVMANEPVVDSSDSASETTLERKRTSSEVCDEDTTDPVKTRLVEEDDKGISAANFANGDNMENVAALSNSEAQFGEKDARLFI